The following proteins come from a genomic window of Paenibacillus swuensis:
- a CDS encoding transcriptional regulator: protein MRFDFEQQFTLWMEALVSAEVNPRRRELLLKGLGHGSVEFLRQIWFPIVGHFDHLQPEWEVRDFGNGYRYIDFAYLPGGRKGAIEVHGFASHARDLDVRRFKDLCYRQGYLGLDDWTFLPVAYPAIMDEPKHCQQIVLSFIGKFLAVDVHASLDWLEAETVRLARRLLRPFTPDELCAHLRITKQHSRRLLSKLVELKILKVASGTVRYRTYQLIY, encoded by the coding sequence ATGCGATTTGATTTTGAACAACAATTTACTTTGTGGATGGAGGCATTGGTTTCCGCAGAAGTGAATCCCAGAAGGCGAGAATTATTGTTGAAAGGTTTAGGTCATGGAAGTGTAGAGTTTTTAAGACAAATTTGGTTTCCGATTGTTGGTCATTTTGATCATTTGCAGCCGGAATGGGAGGTGCGTGACTTTGGAAACGGGTATCGTTATATTGACTTTGCCTACCTTCCCGGGGGCCGTAAAGGGGCCATTGAAGTTCATGGGTTTGCCTCGCACGCCAGGGATTTGGATGTTCGCAGATTTAAAGATCTGTGCTACCGCCAAGGATATTTGGGTTTGGATGATTGGACTTTCTTGCCTGTTGCTTACCCTGCCATCATGGACGAACCTAAACATTGTCAGCAAATCGTTTTGTCGTTTATAGGCAAATTTCTGGCTGTGGACGTCCATGCTTCATTAGATTGGCTGGAAGCCGAAACGGTTCGGTTGGCCCGCCGTCTCCTGCGCCCTTTCACTCCGGATGAACTATGTGCACATTTGCGTATTACCAAGCAGCACAGCCGACGTTTATTATCCAAGCTTGTGGAATTAAAAATTCTTAAAGTAGCAAGCGGAACGGTTCGGTATCGTACATATCAACTGATTTATTGA
- a CDS encoding response regulator transcription factor, with amino-acid sequence MIRIVLAEDQRMLLGALSSLLDLEEDMTVIGRASNGEEAIQLVRQLQPDVVIMDIEMPVKSGLDAAEELKGTGVKVMILTTFARSGYFERAMKAGANGYLLKDSPSEELAESIRSIMAGRRIYASELVDSAYGQENPLTEREKEVLTLIADGKNTKEIANELFLTTGTVRNYISVILDKLGVSNRIEAIMQFKEKGWFK; translated from the coding sequence ATGATTCGAATCGTCTTAGCGGAAGATCAGCGAATGTTGCTTGGCGCCTTGTCTTCTTTGCTGGATTTGGAGGAAGATATGACCGTGATCGGCCGTGCAAGTAACGGTGAGGAAGCCATACAACTGGTACGCCAACTTCAGCCGGATGTTGTAATTATGGATATCGAGATGCCCGTCAAGAGCGGTCTGGATGCGGCTGAAGAGTTGAAAGGCACCGGTGTGAAGGTGATGATCCTGACGACTTTCGCCCGATCGGGATACTTTGAGCGGGCCATGAAGGCGGGAGCGAACGGATACCTGCTGAAAGACAGCCCGAGTGAAGAGCTGGCCGAATCCATACGCAGCATCATGGCCGGACGCCGCATATACGCATCCGAGCTTGTGGACAGCGCGTATGGACAGGAGAATCCGCTAACCGAGCGGGAGAAAGAAGTGCTGACCCTCATCGCCGACGGCAAGAACACCAAAGAAATCGCGAATGAGTTGTTTCTTACCACAGGCACGGTGCGTAATTACATATCCGTCATTCTGGATAAGCTTGGGGTAAGTAACCGAATCGAAGCCATCATGCAGTTTAAGGAAAAAGGCTGGTTTAAATAG
- a CDS encoding sensor histidine kinase → MQKWYQIFHRNTGLSPYVWVVFYILPFYFIFRSSSMYQVGIGIAMIIAFFICYVLSFVSRGWLVYFWTSLQIMISIAMTLLFGYVYFSLFLAFFIGNLQHRVGFLILYTIHLISTVVTINYGFVSLNPVFITQLPFVLVSLIAVILMPVSTYNKNKRDKLQGQLEDANKRISDLVKMEERQRIARDLHDTLGQKLSLIGLKSDLAGKLITINPEQAQAEIRDVRQTARTALKEVRELVTQMRGTRLEDEIFRIQQMLKAADIELRVEGDPKLNNTSLISENVLSMCLKEAITNIVKHSSATVCEITIEPTRTDLVLTVSDNGVGLAGASVYVRGNGLRGMKERLEFVNGTLELNSDEGTSVVIKVPNVFKQPETEAEV, encoded by the coding sequence ATGCAGAAGTGGTACCAGATTTTTCACAGAAATACAGGTCTTAGCCCATATGTTTGGGTCGTCTTCTATATTCTTCCCTTCTACTTTATCTTCCGCTCTTCTTCCATGTATCAGGTCGGGATCGGCATTGCCATGATCATCGCATTCTTTATCTGTTATGTGCTGTCCTTTGTTTCCCGGGGCTGGCTGGTCTATTTCTGGACGAGTTTACAGATTATGATTTCCATCGCGATGACCCTGCTGTTCGGCTATGTGTATTTCTCGTTGTTCTTGGCATTCTTCATCGGGAATTTACAGCACCGGGTCGGATTTCTTATTCTGTACACCATCCATCTGATTTCTACTGTCGTCACCATCAACTATGGTTTTGTTTCACTGAATCCGGTGTTTATTACCCAGCTTCCGTTCGTTCTGGTCAGCCTCATTGCCGTCATTCTGATGCCGGTGAGCACCTATAACAAGAATAAGCGCGACAAGCTTCAAGGGCAGCTCGAGGATGCGAATAAGCGGATTTCGGATCTGGTCAAGATGGAGGAGCGTCAGCGGATTGCGCGGGATTTACATGATACACTGGGCCAAAAGCTTTCATTAATCGGGCTCAAGAGCGATCTCGCCGGTAAACTGATCACCATTAATCCTGAACAAGCCCAAGCTGAAATTCGTGATGTGCGCCAAACGGCCAGAACCGCATTGAAGGAAGTTCGGGAATTAGTTACCCAGATGCGGGGAACACGGCTAGAGGATGAAATCTTCCGGATTCAACAAATGTTGAAGGCGGCGGATATCGAGTTGCGTGTTGAAGGGGATCCTAAGTTGAATAACACGTCCTTAATTTCTGAGAATGTGCTTAGTATGTGCCTGAAAGAAGCGATTACCAACATCGTGAAACACAGCTCCGCAACGGTATGCGAGATTACCATTGAACCGACGCGGACGGATTTAGTCCTGACGGTTTCGGATAACGGCGTAGGGCTGGCAGGAGCTTCGGTCTATGTTCGCGGCAACGGGCTGCGAGGCATGAAGGAACGGCTGGAGTTCGTAAACGGCACGCTCGAACTGAACTCTGATGAAGGAACATCGGTGGTGATTAAAGTGCCCAACGTCTTCAAACAACCGGAAACGGAGGCGGAAGTATGA
- a CDS encoding fatty acid desaturase, translating into MNQQQESISHLKKNVAPFEKTDMKSSIRQLVNTLVPLVLLWYTAYLTLSVSYWITLPIALVASGFVVRTFILFHDCCHQSFFKSRLANDILGTIMGVLTLVPYQQWKHTHSVHHATSSNLDKRGVGDMWVLTVDEYKSSSFTRRLAYRIYRNPAVMFGIGPIFVFLFQYRFNRKGARRKEIINTYVTNVSLVALYSLLIWAIGWQSFLLIQGPIFFFSGMLGIWLFYVQHQFEDSYFENEEEWSYVKAAVDGSSYYKLPKVLQWITGNIGFHHVHHLSPKVPNYNLEKAHNAVPPLHKATTITLSTSLKSLRFRLWDEENKTFIGYRELKRGATQQQGLMSAMKPKKPGLQGE; encoded by the coding sequence ATGAATCAACAACAGGAAAGTATATCTCACCTAAAGAAGAATGTAGCGCCTTTTGAAAAAACCGATATGAAATCCAGCATCCGTCAGCTTGTGAATACCTTGGTGCCTTTGGTGCTGTTATGGTACACGGCTTACCTGACACTATCCGTATCCTACTGGATTACGCTGCCGATCGCCTTGGTTGCTTCGGGCTTTGTCGTTCGCACGTTTATTCTGTTTCATGACTGCTGTCACCAATCGTTCTTTAAAAGCCGTTTGGCGAATGATATACTTGGAACCATCATGGGTGTGCTGACACTTGTGCCTTATCAACAATGGAAACATACACACTCTGTGCATCACGCAACGAGCAGCAACTTGGATAAGCGCGGTGTAGGCGACATGTGGGTTCTAACCGTTGATGAATACAAGTCCTCTTCGTTCACAAGACGGTTGGCTTACCGTATCTATCGTAATCCGGCCGTCATGTTCGGCATCGGACCGATCTTTGTGTTTCTGTTCCAATATCGTTTCAACCGTAAAGGGGCCCGCCGCAAGGAAATAATTAACACCTACGTTACGAATGTATCGTTGGTCGCGTTGTATTCTCTGTTGATCTGGGCGATTGGCTGGCAGTCTTTCCTGCTGATTCAGGGTCCGATCTTCTTCTTCTCCGGCATGCTGGGCATTTGGCTATTCTATGTGCAGCATCAGTTTGAGGATTCCTACTTCGAGAATGAAGAAGAATGGAGCTATGTGAAAGCGGCTGTAGACGGAAGCTCTTATTATAAATTGCCTAAGGTGTTGCAGTGGATTACAGGTAATATCGGTTTCCACCACGTTCACCATTTAAGCCCTAAAGTACCTAACTATAACCTGGAGAAGGCGCATAACGCTGTACCTCCGCTTCATAAAGCAACAACTATTACATTGTCGACGAGCTTGAAGTCGCTTCGTTTCCGCCTTTGGGATGAAGAGAACAAGACATTTATCGGCTACAGGGAATTGAAACGCGGGGCAACCCAGCAACAAGGCCTCATGTCCGCCATGAAACCCAAAAAACCAGGTCTGCAGGGAGAATAG
- the speD gene encoding adenosylmethionine decarboxylase, which yields MSLTQEQRITLHGFNNLTKSLSFNMYDICYTRTKEERETYLAYIDEQYNADRLTKILKAVADIIGAHVLNVAKQDYEPQGASVTMLVSEGPLEEAPDASFEESPGPYPDHVLMHLDKSHITVHTYPEYHPDEGISTFRADIDVSTCGEISPLKALNYLIHSFDTDIMTIDYRVRGFTRDTSGHKLFIDHEISSIQNYIPDDVKDLFHMIDVNVYQENIFHTKCKLRDFDLNNYLFGYTKDQLSPEEQKDITESVQWEMDEIFYGKNIYPGSIE from the coding sequence ATGAGTCTTACACAAGAGCAACGGATTACATTGCACGGCTTTAATAATTTAACCAAATCGTTATCCTTTAATATGTATGACATCTGTTATACCCGAACCAAAGAAGAGCGCGAAACCTATCTGGCGTACATCGATGAACAGTATAATGCCGATCGTTTAACCAAGATTCTTAAAGCGGTGGCGGATATTATAGGCGCGCATGTGCTTAATGTGGCCAAGCAGGATTACGAGCCGCAGGGAGCGAGCGTAACGATGCTTGTATCCGAGGGGCCGTTGGAAGAGGCGCCGGATGCTTCCTTCGAGGAATCGCCGGGACCTTATCCGGACCATGTGCTCATGCATCTGGACAAAAGTCACATCACCGTACACACCTACCCCGAGTACCATCCCGATGAAGGGATTTCCACATTCCGGGCGGATATCGACGTTTCCACATGCGGCGAAATTTCACCGCTGAAGGCGTTGAATTATCTCATTCATTCCTTCGATACGGATATTATGACGATTGATTACAGAGTGCGGGGCTTTACCCGGGATACGAGCGGTCATAAACTGTTCATTGATCATGAGATCAGTTCGATTCAGAACTATATACCGGACGATGTGAAAGATCTGTTCCATATGATTGATGTTAACGTGTACCAAGAAAATATATTCCACACCAAGTGTAAGCTGCGCGACTTCGATCTGAACAATTACCTGTTTGGCTATACGAAGGATCAGCTGTCACCTGAGGAGCAGAAGGATATTACGGAGAGCGTGCAATGGGAGATGGACGAAATTTTCTATGGCAAAAACATCTATCCCGGCTCCATCGAATAA
- a CDS encoding MerR family transcriptional regulator produces the protein MEYTVQKLGLLAGISTRTLRYYDEVGILKPARINSSGYRIYGAAEVDRLQQILFYRELGISLDQIHEIVSAPMYNGAQALVEHREKLLEKRMQLDQLIANVEKTIASTEGRITMTDKEKFEGFKQNLIDDNERKYGKEVREKYGDDIVNKSNHKVKNMSQEDHDAVTALGEEIHTKLAEAYRSGDPSGELAQEVAKLHRKWLMFYWPEYSAEAHAGLAQMYVEDERFTAYYDKEQPGTAVFLRDAVHIYTNINS, from the coding sequence ATGGAATACACCGTGCAAAAGCTGGGCTTGTTAGCTGGAATCAGCACCCGAACCCTCAGGTATTATGATGAAGTCGGCATTCTGAAGCCGGCGCGGATCAACTCATCCGGGTACCGAATCTACGGTGCGGCCGAAGTCGACCGGCTGCAGCAGATTCTGTTCTATCGCGAACTGGGGATCAGCCTTGACCAGATCCATGAGATCGTTTCGGCCCCCATGTATAACGGAGCCCAGGCACTGGTCGAACACCGTGAGAAGCTTCTTGAGAAACGCATGCAGTTGGATCAACTGATCGCTAACGTTGAGAAAACCATTGCATCCACGGAAGGGAGAATAACGATGACGGATAAAGAAAAGTTTGAAGGCTTCAAGCAGAATCTTATTGATGACAATGAACGTAAATACGGTAAAGAAGTTCGCGAGAAGTACGGGGACGACATCGTGAATAAATCCAATCATAAAGTAAAGAACATGTCACAGGAAGATCATGACGCCGTGACTGCCCTTGGGGAAGAAATTCACACGAAGCTGGCCGAAGCCTATAGGTCGGGTGACCCGTCCGGCGAACTCGCGCAGGAAGTCGCCAAGCTTCATCGGAAATGGCTGATGTTCTACTGGCCCGAGTACAGCGCTGAAGCGCATGCCGGTTTAGCGCAGATGTACGTCGAGGATGAGAGGTTCACAGCCTATTATGACAAGGAACAACCAGGCACAGCGGTGTTTCTCCGGGACGCCGTTCACATTTACACAAACATAAATTCATAA
- a CDS encoding lysophospholipid acyltransferase family protein, with protein MRTIVWFIYFWIYLIALMPSLWKANRLEREGKLEERDALTAAVVRRWARSLLRVASVKVTLKGAEHLPKEAAVLVSNHQGNFDVPILLGYVGTPGALMAKKELLRMPIISTWMHHLRCIFVDRENVRQAMKSLQQAAELVSGGHSIIIFPEGTRSKGDAIGEFKGGGFKIATKAGAPIVPIRINGSYKVMEANTFGFLIRPAEVEVTILPPVETSTLTKEEANALPERVRDMIEHTII; from the coding sequence ATGAGAACGATCGTGTGGTTTATTTATTTCTGGATATATTTAATTGCATTAATGCCGTCGCTTTGGAAGGCGAATCGGCTGGAGCGTGAAGGGAAGTTGGAAGAACGAGATGCGTTAACAGCCGCGGTTGTGCGCCGCTGGGCGCGATCCTTGTTGCGTGTGGCCAGTGTGAAGGTCACGCTGAAAGGCGCCGAACATCTGCCGAAGGAAGCCGCTGTGCTGGTGTCCAATCATCAGGGGAACTTCGATGTTCCCATCTTGCTCGGATATGTCGGCACCCCCGGCGCCTTGATGGCCAAGAAGGAATTATTGCGAATGCCCATCATCAGCACATGGATGCATCATTTGCGTTGTATCTTTGTGGACCGGGAGAATGTGCGACAAGCCATGAAGAGCTTGCAGCAAGCCGCGGAATTGGTGTCCGGAGGGCATTCCATCATTATATTTCCCGAAGGGACCCGCAGTAAAGGCGATGCAATCGGAGAATTTAAGGGGGGCGGCTTCAAGATCGCCACGAAAGCCGGCGCGCCCATCGTACCAATCCGGATCAACGGTTCTTACAAGGTGATGGAAGCTAACACTTTCGGATTCCTCATTCGTCCGGCAGAAGTGGAGGTCACGATTCTGCCGCCGGTTGAAACTTCCACGCTTACGAAGGAAGAGGCCAATGCTTTGCCGGAGCGGGTACGCGATATGATTGAACATACAATTATATAA
- a CDS encoding DUF1989 domain-containing protein, whose product MNPPWIIPATEGLGFRMKQGQIVRVTDIEGEQVADFVAYRADDFSERLDPGVTMDALHAMKVNAGDILYSNKYKPLLTVIADTVGRHDFINPACRQEMYVLLYDKPNHRSCYQNLKDALAPYQTPVPDQHYPFNLFMNTTIDADGQIKIERPLSKPGDYIELRAEADLIVAISACPTSESACNGYKCTPIGVELVH is encoded by the coding sequence ATGAACCCACCATGGATTATTCCCGCAACGGAAGGGCTCGGTTTCCGCATGAAGCAAGGTCAGATTGTGCGTGTAACCGACATCGAAGGGGAACAGGTTGCCGATTTCGTGGCCTATCGCGCAGATGATTTCTCCGAACGTCTGGACCCCGGAGTGACGATGGACGCACTGCACGCCATGAAAGTAAATGCGGGAGACATCCTGTACTCGAACAAATACAAGCCTTTGCTGACGGTCATCGCGGATACCGTCGGCAGACATGACTTTATCAATCCGGCCTGCCGCCAGGAAATGTATGTACTTCTGTATGACAAACCCAATCACAGGAGCTGCTATCAGAATTTGAAGGACGCGCTTGCGCCCTATCAGACTCCTGTTCCCGACCAACACTACCCTTTTAATCTGTTTATGAATACGACCATCGACGCCGACGGACAAATCAAGATCGAAAGACCCTTATCCAAACCAGGCGACTATATCGAACTTCGCGCCGAAGCCGATTTAATTGTGGCAATTTCGGCTTGTCCCACATCGGAAAGTGCCTGCAACGGCTACAAATGTACGCCTATTGGCGTTGAACTGGTACACTAA